From one Lolium rigidum isolate FL_2022 chromosome 4, APGP_CSIRO_Lrig_0.1, whole genome shotgun sequence genomic stretch:
- the LOC124648824 gene encoding probable methyltransferase PMT7 — protein sequence MGRWWSPPEPRSVELLLLGVALVAASFYAGTLFQSSASPAVVLPPSGSRSPDSSNPQVADDAEFTNRVAVTYRTTPISVPDHGLDVCPLEYNEYVPCHDAAYVSTLKNLDRSRHEDLEHICPPREKRLFCLVPPPNDYKVPIRWPTSRDYVWRSNVNHSRLSEVKGGQNWVHESGKLWWFPGGGTHFKHGASEYIERLGNMTTNSTGDLSSAGVVQVLDVGCGVASFSAYLLALDIHTMSFAPKDGHENQIQFALERGIGAMISVLATKQLPYPGNSFEMVHCSRCRVDWHENDGILLKEVDRLLRPNGYFVYSAPPAYRKDKDFPIIWEKLINITTAMCWKLIAKHVQTAIWIKPDDESCRQKNADMKLLNICNPDDSSLPSWKSPLMNCVRLNTDQSKLQKLPPRPDRLLFYSRSLERIGVTPEKFENNNQFWRDQVRKYWSLLGVEKTNIRNIMDMNANYGGFAMALSTDPVWIMNVVPHTTINTLPVIYDRGLIGSYHDWCQPFSTYPRTYDLLHAFHLFSHYQGRVEGCSLEDILLEIDRIIRPQGFMIIRDENTTLSRISDLAPKFLWDVTTHTLENEENRPEQVLICRKKFWAII from the exons ATGGGGCGGTGGTGGTCGCCGCCGGAGCCGCGGTCGGTGGAGCTGCTCCTGCTGGgcgtcgccctcgtcgccgcctccTTCTACGCCGGCACCCTCTTCCAGTCCTCCGCCTCCCCCGCGGTCGTATTGCCCCCATCCGGCTCCCGGTCGCCCGATTCCTCCAATCCCCAAG TGGCAGATGATGCAGAGTTCACAAACAGAGTTGCCGTTACTTATCGAACAACGCCGATCTCGGTTCCAGATCACGGGCTCGACGTGTGTCCTTTGGAGTACAACGAGTATGTCCCGTGTCACGATGCGGCCTATGTAAGCACCTTGAAGAACCTGGATAGATCTAGGCACGAGGATCTTGAACATATCTGCCCCCCGCGAGAGAAGCGCTTGTTCTGTTTGGTGCCGCCGCCGAATGACTACAAGGTACCGATAAGATGGCCAACGAGCCGGGACTATGTGTGGCGTAGCAATGTGAACCATTCACGCCTTTCTGAGGTGAAAGGGGGGCAGAATTGGGTGCATGAGAGTGGCAAGCTTTGGTGGTTTCCGGGAGGCGGTACTCACTTCAAGCATGGCGCATCAGAATACATAGAGAG GCTAGGAAATATGACGACAAATAGTACCGGTGATCTCAGCTCGGCAGGAGTAGTTCAAGTCTTagatgttggatgtggtgttgccAGCTTTTCTGCTTATCTTCTTGCCCTAGACATTCATACTATGTCATTTGCCCCGAAAGATGGCCATGAGAATCAAATCCAGTTTGCATTAGAACGTGGGATTGGCGCAATGATCTCCGTGTTAGCCACAAAGCAATTACCCTATCCTGGAAATTCATTTGAAATGGTACATTGCTCCCGATGTCGTGTTGACTGGCATGAAAATG ATGGAATATTGCTCAAAGAGGTTGATCGTCTTTTGCGACCTAATGGATATTTTGTATACTCGGCTCCACCAGCTTATAGAAAAGACAAAGATTTCCCTATTATCTGGGAGAAGCTAATTAATATCACCACCGCTATGTGTTGGAAGCTTATTGCTAAGCATGTTCAGACAGCTATATGGATCAAACCTGATGATGAATCCTGCCGACAGAAAAATGCTGACATGAAGCTCCTGAATATCTGCAACCCCGATGACAGTTCTTTGCCATCATGGAAATCCCCATTAATGAACTGTGTTCGGTTGAACACGGATCAATCAAAATTGCAGAAACTGCCTCCCAGACCTGACCGCCTATTATTTTATTCGAGGAGTTTGGAGAGAATAG GAGTAACTCCAGAGAAGTTTGAGAATAATAACCAGTTCTGGCGGGACCAGGTTCGCAAGTACTGGTCACTTCTTGGGGTTGAAAAGACTAACATAAGGAACATCATGGACATGAATGCTAATTATGGTGGATTTGCTATGGCACTAAGCACTGATCCTGTCTGGATTATGAATGTAGTACCCCATACAACGATCAACACACTGCCTGTTATCTATGATCGGGGGTTAATTGGTTCTTATCATGACTG GTGTCAGCCATTCTCAACATATCCTAGGACATATGATTTGCTACATGCCTTCCACCTCTTTTCTCATTATCAAGGGCGTGTAGAAGGTTGCTCATtggaagatatcctactagaaatAGATCGCATCATTCGTCCACAG GGTTTTATGATTATCAGAGATGAGAATACCACCCTCTCAAGAATCAGTGATCTCGCACCAAAGTTCCTATGGGATGTCACCACTCACACATTGGAAAATGAGGAAAACAGGCCTGAGCAGGTTTTGATCTGTAGGAAGAAATTCTGGGCCATCATTTAA